The nucleotide sequence GTGGTTGGGACCTGGCTGGGTGCACTTCTTAATGCCTTGATACATACCGTATACACTCTAAACCTTCCATACTGTGCCTCCAGGGAAATCCATCATTTCTTTTGTGAAATCCCAGCTCTTCTGAAACTTGTCTGTGCCGACACCTCTCTCTATGAGCATGGAGTTTTTTTCAGTAGCATTGTATTCCTTCTCATTCCAATATCAGCCATCATGGTCTCCTATGGACAGATCCTCTCAACTGTTTTGGGAATAGGATCCAATTTGGGGATGAAAAAGGCTTTGGCTACCTGTTCTTCCCATATGATTGTGGTGACTCTCTTCTATGGCACAGCCATCATGAAGTATTTTTTGCCTAAAGCCTATCATACAGCCGAGCAAGATGAAGTCATTTCTGTCTTCTACACAATCCTCACACCCATGCTTAATCCACTGATCTACAGTCTGCGCAACAAAGATGTGACTGGGGCCCTGAAGAAAGTCCTGGGAAGGTGAAACACTACGATGAACTGCTGCCTTATGAGAATAAAAAGCAAAAGCTTGTCTTCATAGCAGAGACAAACAATTGCAAGAAAACTGATAATACTGTAGAAATGGCCAAATCACTTCATCTTAACTGTTCGCAAATTTCTAATGTGTAAATTTGTAATAGCACTCTGTCCTATTTAACTTAATCTCTGAAACATCACTTTACTAAACAGAATGCTCTAAATCAAAAGACACTTAATCTGCAGGAGTTACAAATCAACATGAGTGACCAGTGTCTTCTTGTTTTTACACTAAAGTAAAAATGCATGTCCTCGTAATACTAAATCCACTGAATTTGACATTAATTCGAAAAGCAGTAGTATAAGAATACGTGAAAAAACATTTTCAATAAATACCCCATAGCAGATAATAATTAGCAATTCATAATTAAGTAACAAATAAAGCTTAAGTGTCCCAATTTTAAGGTCTACATAAATTAAAACCTTTTCAATGAAATGAACTTATATTAAGCGTTAATTTATTATCCCCGTTGGGTCCAGCAACAAACTTATTTCTTCCTGATTTCACATTCATATTGGAATTGATATTATGCCTTTTAAATAATGACTTGTCAAACAAATATTGTTATTTAAAAACTAATGTTTATATGACTACATATGGTAGTTTGGGCCTAAGAAACTAAAGTAAGattgtaaatattttctttttctcatcatTCAAGTCGTTAATAAAACTGtgcatatatttgtgtgtgttgaTTGCATATGTTTGTGTGagtttatatatatgcaaatacactgggaaaaagcaaaaatattttacTACTAGTGTCCAGTGCATGGTTTTCttctaaacaaaacatgtttaatatATCTCTGCGTTCATTATATGACTGCCCACAAGTTCCCTAAATAATATAGCTACCTTAACTGGGGTTATCATTCCCAAAAAAGGTTCTAATtaaactaggaatttcagaagtggACTGCTGGGTCCGGTAAATGCAATACAAAAAAATTATACATAACaggttatggtgactgttttTCTGGATTCTAAAACAGTAATTTTGATGGATTTTTCCATAGGTTATAAGAAAATCTTGAGGGCTATTTATGAAGAAGGTTTGAGAAAATTGAGTATTGTAATGGTAATAAAGAGCAGGAAAATTGGAATAATATTTTCCCCCTTCATGACTGCTCACCTCTTGATTCTTCAAGGGGAGCAAACGTTGTTCTATCAGAATTTTGTAGTGAAATCATGCTCCGTTCATCCCACTCTGATATTTCACACATAAGACTGTTTTGTTCCTCAAAGTCA is from Tenrec ecaudatus isolate mTenEca1 chromosome 2, mTenEca1.hap1, whole genome shotgun sequence and encodes:
- the LOC142441230 gene encoding olfactory receptor 2T27-like; amino-acid sequence: MERWINQTTGTDFILLGLFHHIQVPTLVFALIFLVFIMALVGNVVMMILIWLDCRLHTPMYFLLSQLSFMDLSYSSTFVPKIAIDFLSGRNTISFIDCGIQLFLFTTLVGAEYLLLAVMAYDRYVAICHPLRYAILMRPAICGSLVVGTWLGALLNALIHTVYTLNLPYCASREIHHFFCEIPALLKLVCADTSLYEHGVFFSSIVFLLIPISAIMVSYGQILSTVLGIGSNLGMKKALATCSSHMIVVTLFYGTAIMKYFLPKAYHTAEQDEVISVFYTILTPMLNPLIYSLRNKDVTGALKKVLGR